GTGCAGTTCTGCCACATCCTGGACTTCGTTCTGATCATGCCGCTGGGGCCCATGCTCATGCGGTCGCTGGACGCGTCGGCCAAGGAGTTCGGCCTGCTGGTGTCGGCGTACACGTTCAGCGCGGCCATCACCGGGCTGGTGGCATCGGCCTACATGGACCGCTTCGACCGCAAGCGGATGCTGATGGTGCTGCTGGCCGGCTTCGGCGTGGGAACGCTGCTGTGCGGCCTGGTGGATTCGTACGGGGCGCTGATGGCGGCGCGCGTGGTTGCCGGCGGGTTCGGCGGGGTGCTGGCGGGCGTGGTGTTCGCCATCGTCGGCGACCAGATTCGCCCCGAGCGGCGGGCCACGGCCATGGGCGTGGTGATGGGCGGCTTCAGCGCGGCCTCGGTGCTGGGGCTTCCCTTCGGCCTTTCGCTGGCCGAAGCCACCGGCTGGCAGACGCCCTTCCTGGTGCTG
The window above is part of the Longimicrobium sp. genome. Proteins encoded here:
- a CDS encoding MFS transporter is translated as MIKRAAGAFTGREWGLLGILLAVQFCHILDFVLIMPLGPMLMRSLDASAKEFGLLVSAYTFSAAITGLVASAYMDRFDRKRMLMVLLAGFGVGTLLCGLVDSYGALMAARVVAGGFGGVLAGVVFAIVGDQIRPERRATAMGVVMGGFSAASVLGLPFGLSLAEATGWQTPFLVL